From the Pocillopora verrucosa isolate sample1 chromosome 11, ASM3666991v2, whole genome shotgun sequence genome, the window CTCCATTTTGCCCTCCAGTTAGCTTTCAACTTTCCCgcgaaaacaaaccaaaatggcGGCGTCAGGCTGCGAGGAGCTTGGATCCGACACGCGTACTTTGCATTGTGGGTAGATAATAACAGCGGTTCGATATAACGAAGAAAGGACAGCAAGTAAAGCGAAATGTACACCAGGTAATATCGTTTGTACACCATATAATGCGTAAACTACCCTATACAATGACAAAACAGTGCTTATAGAATGACAAAATGTAGTTATAATGGAAAAATCACTACATATAATGACACAAGCACCACATATGGTAGCAAAACCATAGCATATAACGACAAACGTACTGCATATAACGACAAAAGCACAGCTTATAACATCATAAATAGCACATATAACGAGAGGAGTACCGCATCTAATAAGAAAAGCACTGCATATAATAAAGCAAATTGACTTAGACAGTCCTGGCGTTCCATATAATGTCATACAGATCAATCAGCGGTCATTTACCCCGAGTGATAGTAATTTAAACCGTAATTTGAAAGCATTAACGGTTTGGGAACCGCGATATCCGAATAAAGTCTCATCCAAAGACTCTCAGcaaagcttaaccctttaagacCCAATCGTACAAATTTGTACGATTCAACACGTGGTCTTCAAAATGTGGGCTTACTTCGACTGGCATTCTGGGATTGAAGTAAAAAGCTTATTATTGGATACGTTGAAATGTTATGCCTCTTATCGAGAGTTACTAaatcacgggcgacgagcggggatagaaaaaacgacccaaatatgagcggtcagcggtgaaacagcttttatacttcgtatagagacatataatttgttgttccagagacaatcgtgttgtaaagccgaaatgttaacagtttacttcacagtttaagcaatttttcaaaagtgttgattgaactcatatcttttactgctttaataaacaatggaggcttcggagagggagtcagtggcatttggaaaggcaccaagaataattatatatatggtttgtagctagctgcgtgacgaaaaaaaagtatcatgatttccgattgtcaaaaatgtcaatcaaatttggcaGGAACTTGGTTTTCGCACTGTAGTTTGCTTTTCCTGGAAGATTTTGTCATGGATGAAGACCAAAAGCCAACAATGTTAAGAGATTTAGAGATcgactttttgaaagaacatctcaatggcttttctgttgaaggcaattattgttttggatatttcgaGGGAAACAGAGCAGAGATGGATGATCTGTTAGTTTCATTTCAGGCATTGAACTCCACGTGTTATGTACTTACAGAAAgccattcaaaagagaaaaaccacaACAGATTTTCTCAAATAGGTATATAATCTCTCAGTGTTTTAAAGTGCACAGATCCCGGTTTCCTTTTCTGACTCTCCTAATTCAGGGATAATTTAATTGAGAAGAATTGCCGTCTTTCAGAGTTTatggtaaatttcttcaaaggcaGTCTTACGCGATTTGCGAGAAGCTGCGTCTGAACTacctatttatatttcattttagtttctttgtgtttgttgttattgctgttgttatttttttttattcatttatctctACCTAAAAGGTCTATTTGGTTTAAAAACAGCGAACAGTGGCTTTGGCGCTTtgatgcctccgttggttaatagagcattaaaagtattgttccaattaaagcttgaggaaaattgcttaactttttaagtagcgaagtgtaacttggtaacagttcggctttacaacatgattgttttctgcaactacaaaacgtacatttaattcttcttggtacctttcggatgccaccgatgccttcattgtttattaaagcagtaaaagatatatgtacaatcaacacttttgaattgcttaacattttatttagcgaagtaaactgtttacacttcggctttacaacacgattgtttcctgatactacaaatgatctgtctatatatgaagtatgaaagttgtttcaccgctgaccactcgtatttgggtcattttttctatccccgctcgtcgcccatgatgtagtaactcccgacTCGGGATATCGAGTCAGTTCCTAGCGAATTCCTGTTCGCAAGACACGGTTTTTTTCTTCGATATTTTCTTGTGTGAATAATGCTGGCGATTTAAAGATGGCGGCGCGGTATTTTACTTTGGAAGAGGTTCTGGAGAGagttttaaatgatgaagaagtCAGTGATTTCGATGATGAAAGCGAGGAAGACTTACCAGATGTGTCAGAAAGCGAAAACAATGGCGATTCAAGcgaaagtgagagtgaattcATCGAAAATAGCGATGGTTCTGGTAGATTTGTGCTCTTTCTTTACatttggagaaaaatatttgtcatttaCGAATAATTTCACttcgtttttctttgtcttcttatgtgaatttctttttataaaCATGCAGATGTTAGCAATGAAGAAGTCAGTGATAATGGCGGACGTGATCGTAGTGTGAGTCCTACAAGTACTCGTGGTCGAGGAAGAGGTGCGCGTGTAAGACGAGGGCAAAGACTGCGCTTCAGGGGGGTTCCTCGAGGATCTCGCCGTGGTCGCCAAAACAGAAGACAACCACGCAATGCTGATCCAGAATTGCAGTGGTCTAGAGATGCAGGAATTCACACAGCACCCCAACCATTCACTGAGCCAGCACCAGGTCCTTCTAGACGATTTGTGAATCCAGAGAACAATCCAGCTAAGTTTCATTTTGATCTTCTTTTCACTGATGACATCTGGCAAATGATTGTCCGGGAAACCAacagttattataattttatggTTAGAACTgacccaaacaaacaaacaggcatGGCACCCAGTTACAAGGGAAGAAATAGAGGCTTTCATAGGCATAATAATTTTGATGGGCATTATCAAGCTTCCACGTTTTCGAATGTACTGGAAAGAAGATTATCTTATTCACCAAGAGGGTATCAGCAATGTAATGTCACGCACCAGATTTTACAAATCTGGCGTTATTTCCACCTGGCTGATAATTCTGTTGCACCCCCAGTTGGTGATCCTGGATATGATAAACTTTACAGAGTCAGAGAATTTCTGAACATTATTTCCCGCACCATCAGCAGGGAGTATAAGCTTTCAAGGGATATTGCAATTGATGAAACCATGGTCCCTCACAAAGGCAGACTGTCGTTCAAACAGTACATCAAGAACAAACCAACCCAATGGGGGATAAAACTCTGGGTGTTATCAGAGTCCCTTACTGGCTATGTGTACAAATTTCAAGTGTATCTTGGTAAAGAGGGGGgcaacacagaaaaaaaattggctcgGCGTGTTGTCAGAGATCTCACTGCACCAATTGAAGGGAACAACCACCATTTGTATATGGACAATTTCTACTGTGACCCTCATTTGTTCATTGAACGGATGAACTCTGGCATTTATTGCTGTGGCACAGTCAGAGCTGGAAGGAAAGGATTTCCTAAAGATATTCTTATTGCAAAAGCTGACGAAAAGCGCCTGCCCAGGGGCCATTACCAGTTTAGAATCCATGATCAACTTGTTGCTATGAGCTGGTTTGACAGGCGTGGGGTTTAccttctttcaacaattcaccCACCTAAAAATCCTGATGGCACCCTTCCAACTATACCACGGAAGAATGGGCGTGAGCAAGTCAATGTTCCATGTCCCCCTGCCCAAGTGGACTACCAAAAGTACATGGGTGGGGTGGACCTATCAGATCAGCTTATCAAGACCTTTTCTGTTGTCAGAAAGTCAAGAAAGGCATGGAAGAAGCTCTTAGGGTATGGCCTGGAGGTTTGCCTTCTTGATTCTTTTATTATAATGAGGAAAGCAAATCCCCAGTCCTCCCAGGAGTTTATTGACTTCCGAATGGAAGTTGCTCGCCAGCTGATTGGACAAAGGTCATTTCGTCGAAAATCTGGTcgacccccctccctccctctatCTGAGGCAGATGAGAAAAGGCTAAATGACAGACCACATGTCCTGGAGGTGACTGACACAAGAAGAGACTGTGCTGTTTGTGCAAAGAAAGCCATTGTGCAGGATCTGGGAAAGAACTTTCGATACAAGTCACAAATTGTCTGTGTTACTTGTAATCGCACTCCGTTATGCATCACAAAGGACAGAAATTGCTGGGAAAAATGGCATACATCACCTATTTACTGGCAGTAGTAAAGACTGCTGGACATGTACTTTGCATTTACACAAACAACATTGTCTTCTTCTGAACATTTGAAATCGAGAGTTTAGTCTCCACAACTTTTAGCAACAACTGATTGCAACTGGCTTGTGAATTTCAGGGAATTTTATTGTattcagaatttttattttattgtattcAGAACACTGAACTGTTTTGTGCTTTTGATATACCTATTGAGCAAATGGAAGGGTTTTTTCTAAACTCCTTTGCCTGTTATTAGATTTCAGATCAGGTTTGTTGTTGAAAGGCTTGACATTTTGGAGCCCGATCgaaattacaaaaaattgcataatttcTGTTCTTTTTATGATATTCACAAGGGGTTTTTTGCATTCTGTTCCTTAGAAATTGCAGAATCTGGTTAACATAAAACTAAACCAGGCAGGGAACTTTTCCATGATGAAATATGACAGTGCTTTCATCTTTTAGAGTTCATCGCAAACAGTGAGCAAGTACTGTGCTTACCATGAAAGGATCAAATTGTTATTAATTACATAAAAACACAGCTTTTTGGAAAGATAATTTTATAAGGAATACATACATATATGGTTTTATAGCATTTAATTAAAATCCTGATGATCTGTGACTCAAAATGTTGTCGTCGTTTGGGGGAAAAAATATGGTGTAAAAAAAATCTGGgtcttaaagggttaagggtgaAATTGGCATTCTTTAATTCCATTTCATTACACATGACCCTGGAATGAGGAACAAGCGTGAAGTAACAACGTAGCCCGTGATGCACGTGGAGTTTTGAGGGTGATCAGAGCGTCCGGAGCGAGTTTAGAGCGTTTTGCTTCTGGTGGATTCGTTCGGTTGGCGTTACTCACACACAGATCTCGGAAAGGACAATGTAGAGGGCAAAACAGATGAACTAAAACCGTGCAGAGCTTAAGTTCATCTCAGCTTGTTTCAAAATAGAGGTATCTTAGAAATGAAGTTGAACTCACGagaaacataaaaatatcattcaacTTTTGTTCTCCCTTTAGCTGATAAGCCATCCCTTTCGTAATCGATAAACGTGTACAATGTAACGTTAGGTGTCACCTGTTTTTGCATCACATGTTTCTGCACCGGTATGGACCAGCTGCTCAGCTCATTTGACTTTATATATAGCTGGAAGCAAGCTGCCTATTAGTTAAATGAGATGAGATAcgattatttaacaattggcacgatttgtaaagaagaaaacgcaaaagtaaacaaaccgagaatttgtttggcaaccaggagcttcttaaattggtgatcatttcctttattgttgtGACCTTATGTATGATTCAAGGGTAACACTgtagaaattagaagccagttgCCTATACCCGGCTAAGAGTTGAAAAAATATGGGCATGCAACTGCTTATGCATCTTCAGGTTTGAAAATAGTTTCGAATTAGTGATCCGTTTGGAATTCGTTTTAAACGCCTTTTTTGATTTCAAACCGTAACTGCTTTTACAATCGACAGAAATGTCCTTTCTTGATAATATATGTAATTGTCCTTCCTTTTCAATCTTTTCCGTCaatttgttacattttacaCGCATTTAGAGGCTCGAGGAGAAGATGAATCCCTAGgcttggaaagaaagaaacttgacTCGATCGGGAAGCAGttcctcttttattttcctCGTGAAAAATGCTTGTGTTACACAACATAAAGCTGACCAAACATGTATTTGCCCTAAAAACgtggtttttacttttttatttctattatcatctttttaaggtGCACCCCTCGTGTGAAAGCATTCTGACAGATTACAATTTTCCGGAGCACTTGACAACTGGAAACTACATGTAATTGAGAGCAGAACTAATGAGTTAGATGCCTGACCAGTCCTACTCACACTTGCATTTATAGTTGTTAACTAATGAACTTATTTTCCTTAAGGACCCGTCATTATTCATCGCCCCAAGGGggcgagggggggggggagagatgGGGAAGGTTTCGAATTATTTCTAAGAACAATAGACTCTATTAGAAATCGTAACCTGCCAGCCTCCTTAAGGagggaagaggggaggggaCAGTGGATGAATGGAGTACAGGGAACACCCAATTTTCTGTAATTCTGTTACAGATGATTTATCCCCCTTGGTTGAGTTCGACGAGGGTGGGGCTGAAAAACGACAGCACCAACTCTGAGGAGAGTGAATCATATCCAGGAACATTGGACCATTTAGAACGATCAAATACGATGAACTCGCGTGGTGGCAAAAGAACTTGATTTGTTGAGGTCGTTATAACAACATTAATCTTGCCCCGTCCCCAGCCGTACAAGCCACAGCCCCAGTAAGACCAATAAGAGACATATCGTGTGTCACAGGACACGTACCCGTAGAGATGAACCAACTTCACAGCGGCCAGCTTTTGAGCAGTTTTAACATTGAAACTTCCAAACTTTCCGTTCTTTGCGCCAAAACACACTGGCGCTGCCTATTCTGCTTTTGCCATCTATCTGTAAAGTAAACAGAAATTTGTTCCTCATGTTAATAAAACATGTTTGTTATtcgaataaaaaaaaccaatcgtAGAAGTAACATTCAGGGAAGGAGATGACCAAAAACCTAATCAACCCGACGAAGCTGCGAAAGCCCTATGCtaataaaaggaaaagtgaaaTCTTCAACCCAGTTCTTAGTATTGTTTTCCAAATGCAAGTCAAAATTGCATAAGAAAcggtttaatttttaattagggagaaaaaaaagtagacaGTGTAACCTTTCCTTCTTCCCAggaaaattctcatttttttttctcgcaaaGCTCACTCCAATACACATATCCCTAATCGGACATGGAAGACGAAATTTCGGCCATCGGGAGCAAATACCGTAAAGATTTAATTTGGCGCCCTCGTTCCAATAAGCTTCCCTCGCTATTAAGCGCCCCCTCGACTCTTTTTAGTCAATAAGTGTCCCTAATCTAATAAGTACTcctatacgggatttgaacccatgaccccttgtgataccggtgcagtgctctatcaactgagctaacgagCCAATTGG encodes:
- the LOC136284330 gene encoding piggyBac transposable element-derived protein 4-like isoform X2, whose translation is MAARYFTLEEVLERVLNDEEVSDFDDESEEDLPDVSESENNGDSSENVSNEEVSDNGGRDRSVSPTSTRGRGRGARVRRGQRLRFRGVPRGSRRGRQNRRQPRNADPELQWSRDAGIHTAPQPFTEPAPGPSRRFVNPENNPAKFHFDLLFTDDIWQMIVRETNSYYNFMVRTDPNKQTGMAPSYKGRNRGFHRHNNFDGHYQASTFSNVLERRLSYSPRGYQQCNVTHQILQIWRYFHLADNSVAPPVGDPGYDKLYRVREFLNIISRTISREYKLSRDIAIDETMVPHKGRLSFKQYIKNKPTQWGIKLWVLSESLTGYVYKFQVYLGKEGGNTEKKLARRVVRDLTAPIEGNNHHLYMDNFYCDPHLFIERMNSGIYCCGTVRAGRKGFPKDILIAKADEKRLPRGHYQFRIHDQLVAMSWFDRRGVYLLSTIHPPKNPDGTLPTIPRKNGREQVNVPCPPAQVDYQKYMGGVDLSDQLIKTFSVVRKSRKAWKKLLGYGLEVCLLDSFIIMRKANPQSSQEFIDFRMEVARQLIGQRSFRRKSGRPPSLPLSEADEKRLNDRPHVLEVTDTRRDCAVCAKKAIVQDLGKNFRYKSQIVCVTCNRTPLCITKDRNCWEKWHTSPIYWQ
- the LOC136284330 gene encoding piggyBac transposable element-derived protein 4-like isoform X1 — translated: MAARYFTLEEVLERVLNDEEVSDFDDESEEDLPDVSESENNGDSSESESEFIENSDGSDVSNEEVSDNGGRDRSVSPTSTRGRGRGARVRRGQRLRFRGVPRGSRRGRQNRRQPRNADPELQWSRDAGIHTAPQPFTEPAPGPSRRFVNPENNPAKFHFDLLFTDDIWQMIVRETNSYYNFMVRTDPNKQTGMAPSYKGRNRGFHRHNNFDGHYQASTFSNVLERRLSYSPRGYQQCNVTHQILQIWRYFHLADNSVAPPVGDPGYDKLYRVREFLNIISRTISREYKLSRDIAIDETMVPHKGRLSFKQYIKNKPTQWGIKLWVLSESLTGYVYKFQVYLGKEGGNTEKKLARRVVRDLTAPIEGNNHHLYMDNFYCDPHLFIERMNSGIYCCGTVRAGRKGFPKDILIAKADEKRLPRGHYQFRIHDQLVAMSWFDRRGVYLLSTIHPPKNPDGTLPTIPRKNGREQVNVPCPPAQVDYQKYMGGVDLSDQLIKTFSVVRKSRKAWKKLLGYGLEVCLLDSFIIMRKANPQSSQEFIDFRMEVARQLIGQRSFRRKSGRPPSLPLSEADEKRLNDRPHVLEVTDTRRDCAVCAKKAIVQDLGKNFRYKSQIVCVTCNRTPLCITKDRNCWEKWHTSPIYWQ